The Microbacterium sp. KUDC0406 genome includes a window with the following:
- a CDS encoding TrmH family RNA methyltransferase: MDEQTPDASTGSVTQPGYGVGPWPGEWPQDEQYDPELLELGDTRNVIDRYRYWRMEAIVADLDTKRHPFHVAIENWQHDMNIGSIVRSANAFLADTVHIIGRRRWNRRGAMVTDRYQHVVHHEDVATFAAWAADAGIPVIAVDNVGEAVPVDRADLPERCVLLFGQEGPGLSEEALAAASGHIEITQYGSTRSINASAAAAVVMYEWCRRHAD, translated from the coding sequence ATGGATGAGCAGACTCCCGACGCCTCGACGGGCTCGGTGACCCAGCCTGGGTACGGCGTCGGACCGTGGCCCGGCGAGTGGCCGCAGGACGAGCAGTACGACCCCGAGCTGCTCGAGCTGGGCGACACCCGCAACGTCATCGACCGGTACCGGTACTGGCGGATGGAGGCGATCGTCGCCGACCTCGACACGAAGCGGCATCCGTTCCACGTCGCGATCGAAAACTGGCAGCACGACATGAACATCGGCTCGATCGTGCGCAGCGCGAACGCGTTCCTCGCCGACACCGTGCACATCATCGGCCGGCGTCGCTGGAACCGCCGCGGCGCGATGGTCACCGACCGGTACCAGCACGTCGTGCATCACGAGGACGTCGCGACGTTCGCGGCGTGGGCGGCGGATGCCGGCATCCCGGTCATCGCCGTCGACAACGTCGGCGAGGCCGTGCCGGTGGACCGGGCGGACCTGCCCGAGCGGTGCGTGCTGCTCTTCGGGCAGGAGGGTCCTGGGCTGTCGGAGGAGGCGCTCGCCGCGGCATCCGGCCACATCGAGATCACCCAGTACGGCTCGACCCGGTCGATCAACGCGAGCGCCGCCGCGGCCGTCGTGATGTACGAGTGGTGCCGCCGGCACGCGGACTGA
- a CDS encoding sensor histidine kinase, which produces MTGTTASTPRASVRLDLLVPGLLTLILLPVSLVALAQQPTALSLPFAIAAGALFVALHAVSFLASRYAIAAFAAASVIMLLLALFPVAAGVTTALYPSALAYLVCVHQVAVRGEWRYALLAMGTAVVGSAVVALMAPELVDPIWRLGAFLGLVAANAAAWAFGLLQRLRRVQAAEQQEARVRAALADERARISAELHDVVAHSLTVMIAQAEVARGFLREQPEVGERALDVVLDSGRDALRGMRGIVRDDAPLQPAEGLESLGDVIGGARSPETRVDLTEDGARRPLAAPVLLALLRVVREGLTNAIRHTLPPRSVRVRLEWGSELTVVIDDDGGSGASGSRLGTGTGLAGLAERVRLVGGTLESNRSGGGWRLRAVLPVEEAR; this is translated from the coding sequence ATGACGGGCACGACCGCTTCGACGCCGCGCGCGTCCGTGCGGCTCGACCTGCTCGTGCCGGGGCTGCTCACGCTGATCCTGCTTCCGGTGTCGCTGGTCGCCCTCGCCCAGCAGCCGACCGCGCTCAGCCTGCCGTTCGCGATCGCCGCGGGCGCGCTGTTCGTGGCCCTGCACGCGGTGTCGTTCCTCGCGTCCCGGTATGCGATCGCGGCCTTCGCTGCGGCCAGCGTGATCATGCTGCTGCTCGCCCTGTTCCCGGTGGCGGCGGGTGTGACCACCGCGCTGTACCCCTCTGCGCTCGCCTACCTGGTCTGCGTCCATCAGGTCGCTGTGCGGGGCGAGTGGCGGTACGCGCTGCTCGCGATGGGCACTGCCGTCGTCGGCTCGGCTGTCGTGGCGCTCATGGCACCCGAGCTGGTCGATCCGATCTGGAGGCTGGGCGCCTTCCTCGGGCTCGTCGCCGCGAATGCCGCGGCATGGGCGTTCGGCCTGCTGCAGCGCCTGCGCCGCGTGCAGGCGGCGGAGCAGCAGGAAGCGCGGGTGCGCGCGGCGCTTGCCGACGAGCGGGCGCGCATCAGTGCCGAGCTGCACGACGTGGTCGCGCACTCGCTGACGGTGATGATCGCGCAGGCCGAGGTCGCCCGCGGATTCCTGCGCGAACAGCCCGAGGTCGGCGAACGCGCCCTGGACGTGGTGCTGGACAGCGGGCGCGATGCGCTGCGCGGGATGCGAGGAATCGTGCGGGATGACGCGCCGCTGCAGCCCGCGGAGGGTCTCGAATCGCTGGGCGATGTCATCGGTGGCGCCCGAAGCCCCGAGACCCGCGTCGACCTGACCGAGGACGGCGCCCGCCGACCGCTCGCGGCTCCCGTGCTGCTCGCACTTCTTCGCGTGGTGCGCGAGGGGCTGACCAACGCGATCCGGCACACCCTTCCGCCCCGCAGCGTGCGAGTGCGCCTGGAGTGGGGGTCCGAACTGACGGTCGTGATCGACGACGACGGCGGATCCGGGGCATCCGGCTCCCGGCTCGGCACGGGCACCGGGCTCGCCGGGCTCGCCGAGCGCGTGCGCCTGGTGGGCGGCACGCTCGAGTCGAACCGGTCCGGGGGCGGCTGGCGGCTGCGCGCCGTGCTGCCGGTGGAGGAGGCCCGATGA
- a CDS encoding response regulator transcription factor: MTVRVLLADDQELLREAVAMMLGRDERIEIVGSVGSGDEAISFVQARAVDVVLMDVRMPGTDGIAATAEVRRIRPGIRVLVLTTFDLDEYVFGAIRAGASGFLTKDATPQAVADAVVAVAAGEAAMGDAAIAAMVGFVRQGAATGDADAALTALSPREQDVLRLLASGAGNDVIAQRLFVSQNTVKTHVKAVLAKLGLPDRLHVVIWAYENGILRPGGAQGSHPQGEGDRPCGRRGGATAIPTVRGWN, translated from the coding sequence ATGACGGTGCGGGTGCTGCTCGCCGATGATCAGGAACTGCTGCGCGAGGCGGTCGCGATGATGCTCGGCAGAGATGAGCGCATCGAGATCGTCGGGTCGGTCGGCTCCGGCGACGAGGCGATCTCGTTCGTGCAAGCGCGCGCCGTCGACGTGGTGCTGATGGACGTGCGGATGCCGGGGACCGACGGCATCGCCGCGACCGCTGAAGTGCGGCGCATCCGGCCCGGCATCCGGGTGCTGGTGCTGACCACGTTCGACCTCGACGAGTACGTGTTCGGCGCGATCCGCGCCGGAGCGAGCGGGTTCCTCACCAAGGACGCCACTCCGCAGGCCGTCGCCGACGCGGTGGTCGCGGTGGCGGCGGGAGAGGCGGCGATGGGGGATGCCGCGATCGCGGCCATGGTGGGATTCGTGCGCCAGGGCGCGGCGACCGGTGACGCGGATGCCGCGCTGACCGCACTGAGCCCTCGGGAGCAGGACGTGCTGCGGCTGCTGGCCTCCGGCGCCGGCAACGATGTGATCGCGCAGCGGCTGTTCGTGTCGCAGAACACGGTGAAGACGCACGTGAAGGCGGTGCTCGCCAAACTCGGTCTGCCCGACCGGCTGCACGTGGTCATCTGGGCGTATGAGAACGGCATCCTGCGACCCGGCGGCGCGCAGGGGAGTCACCCGCAGGGTGAGGGCGATCGCCCCTGCGGGCGACGCGGAGGCGCCACGGCGATTCCTACCGTGAGGGGATGGAACTGA
- a CDS encoding MATE family efflux transporter produces the protein MPSPPLNREILRLAVPALGALVAEPLFLIVDAALVGHLGTVPLAGLGIASAVLQTVVGLMVFLAYSTTPAVARRFGAGRPGDAVSAGIDGMWLALGLGAVLAVVGALASPWLVSLFGASEAVASEARIYLSISMWGLPAMLIVFAATGLLRGMQNTVTPLWIAGLGFAANALLNWLFIYGFGWGIAGSAFGTVLAQWGMVGAYALVVQRLARRHGASLRAQRDGIRGTARSGGWLFLRTVSLRVALLATVGVATGIGTDELAGWQIVFTMFSTAAFALDALAIAAQALIGKSLGAGDDREVHHVLRRTVAWGAWFGAIVGAIVAALSGVLGLLFTGDAALATLIQPALIVLAVAQPVAGVVFVLDGVLMGANDARYLAVVGVLNLVPFLPALWIIAATGVSGTAGLVWLAIAFFGVYLLARLGTLGWRVRTDAWMRMPA, from the coding sequence GTGCCGTCCCCGCCCCTGAACCGCGAGATCCTGCGGCTCGCCGTCCCCGCACTCGGGGCGCTCGTCGCCGAACCGCTGTTCCTCATCGTCGACGCGGCGCTCGTCGGCCACCTCGGCACCGTGCCGCTCGCCGGCCTCGGCATCGCCAGCGCCGTGCTGCAGACCGTCGTCGGCCTGATGGTGTTCCTCGCCTACTCCACCACCCCCGCGGTCGCGCGCCGCTTCGGCGCCGGCCGGCCCGGCGACGCCGTCTCGGCCGGCATCGACGGCATGTGGCTCGCGCTCGGCCTCGGCGCGGTGCTCGCCGTGGTCGGCGCGCTCGCCTCACCCTGGCTCGTCTCCCTGTTCGGAGCTTCCGAAGCCGTGGCATCCGAAGCCCGCATCTACCTCTCCATCTCGATGTGGGGGCTGCCCGCGATGCTCATCGTGTTCGCCGCCACCGGCCTGCTGCGCGGCATGCAGAACACCGTCACCCCGCTCTGGATCGCCGGTCTCGGCTTCGCCGCGAACGCCCTGCTGAACTGGCTGTTCATCTACGGGTTCGGCTGGGGCATCGCCGGCTCGGCATTCGGAACCGTGCTCGCCCAGTGGGGCATGGTCGGCGCCTACGCTCTCGTCGTGCAGCGCCTCGCCCGCCGGCACGGCGCCTCGCTGCGCGCGCAGCGCGACGGCATCCGAGGCACCGCCCGCTCCGGCGGCTGGCTCTTCCTGCGCACCGTCAGCCTGCGCGTCGCCCTGCTCGCGACCGTCGGCGTCGCCACAGGTATCGGCACCGACGAGCTCGCCGGCTGGCAGATCGTCTTCACCATGTTCTCCACCGCCGCGTTCGCCCTCGACGCCCTCGCGATCGCCGCGCAGGCGCTGATCGGCAAGTCACTCGGCGCCGGCGACGACCGCGAGGTGCACCACGTGCTGCGCCGCACCGTCGCCTGGGGCGCCTGGTTCGGCGCCATCGTCGGCGCGATCGTCGCCGCGCTGTCCGGCGTGCTCGGGCTGCTGTTCACCGGCGACGCCGCCCTCGCGACCCTCATCCAGCCCGCCCTCATCGTGCTGGCGGTCGCCCAGCCCGTCGCCGGCGTGGTCTTCGTGCTCGACGGAGTGCTGATGGGCGCGAATGACGCGAGGTACCTCGCGGTCGTCGGCGTGCTGAACCTCGTGCCTTTCCTGCCCGCGCTCTGGATCATCGCCGCCACCGGGGTCTCCGGCACCGCGGGCCTCGTCTGGCTCGCAATCGCCTTCTTCGGTGTCTATCTGCTCGCCCGCCTCGGCACACTCGGCTGGCGGGTCAGGACGGACGCCTGGATGAGGATGCCCGCCTGA
- a CDS encoding HNH endonuclease signature motif containing protein, translating to MAQHLTALLETVTGLETAWAEAADATEMTRDQLMRASEELTLARRQMDALLAEVAAEISHESRTELGPDGLAKQHGYRSTTQLIAASTRGTTGEAAQLVKVGEAIAPRSNLLGEKLPAKYPFLQKGIASGDLSMVAAAQIIAMLDRVRIKVGTEKTAEAEEFLTSRAAGQSLDNVRKLVVNLEAHLDPDGIEPSEEERRARRSATMFERDGNLHVHLVTPVEEGAPIRAAVQGYVSGQFAARKDAVDPDGPDADHRTVQMMQADAFTLFCQHMLACSHTDVPLHGATVIVRIGLEDLTSGTGHGTIDGADAPISVSAVRRMAAGGSVIPCVLGSGSEILDWGREKRLFTRAQKLALAERDGGCAMCDLPPGMTKAHHLRWWERDAGPTDLDNGVLLCESCHHRIHDNGWEIRIDGTGTAAHVWFVPPPHVDPSRRPRLGGRARYAIAA from the coding sequence ATGGCACAGCACCTGACCGCACTTCTCGAGACCGTCACCGGTCTCGAGACGGCGTGGGCGGAGGCTGCGGACGCGACTGAGATGACTCGCGATCAACTGATGCGCGCGAGCGAGGAACTCACGCTGGCGCGCCGCCAGATGGATGCCCTGCTCGCCGAGGTCGCAGCCGAGATCTCACACGAATCACGGACCGAACTCGGCCCGGATGGCCTGGCAAAACAGCACGGCTACCGCAGCACCACACAGCTGATCGCAGCATCGACCCGCGGAACCACGGGCGAGGCGGCGCAGCTCGTGAAGGTCGGCGAGGCGATCGCTCCGCGCTCCAACCTGCTCGGCGAGAAGCTGCCGGCGAAGTACCCGTTCTTACAGAAGGGCATCGCCTCGGGCGACCTGAGCATGGTCGCCGCGGCGCAGATCATCGCCATGCTCGACCGGGTGCGCATCAAGGTCGGCACCGAGAAGACGGCCGAGGCCGAAGAGTTCCTCACATCCCGTGCCGCAGGGCAGTCACTGGACAATGTGCGCAAACTGGTCGTGAATCTTGAGGCTCACCTCGATCCCGACGGCATCGAACCCTCCGAAGAAGAGCGCCGCGCCCGACGGTCGGCGACGATGTTCGAACGCGACGGCAACCTGCACGTGCACCTGGTCACCCCGGTCGAAGAAGGCGCGCCGATCCGTGCCGCGGTGCAGGGCTACGTCTCGGGTCAGTTCGCCGCCCGCAAAGACGCGGTCGACCCCGACGGGCCCGACGCTGACCACCGCACCGTCCAGATGATGCAGGCCGACGCCTTCACCCTGTTCTGCCAGCACATGCTCGCCTGCTCCCACACGGATGTTCCGCTGCACGGCGCGACAGTGATCGTGCGCATCGGACTCGAAGACCTCACTTCCGGAACCGGCCACGGCACCATCGACGGCGCCGACGCCCCGATCAGCGTCAGCGCCGTGCGGCGAATGGCAGCCGGTGGCAGCGTCATCCCCTGTGTGCTCGGCTCCGGCAGCGAGATCCTCGACTGGGGTCGCGAGAAGCGACTCTTCACCAGGGCACAGAAGCTCGCCCTGGCCGAACGCGACGGCGGATGCGCGATGTGCGACCTTCCACCAGGCATGACGAAGGCCCACCACCTGCGCTGGTGGGAACGAGACGCGGGCCCCACCGACCTCGACAACGGCGTCCTGCTCTGCGAGAGCTGCCACCATCGCATCCACGACAACGGCTGGGAGATCCGCATCGACGGCACCGGCACGGCCGCGCACGTCTGGTTCGTTCCGCCTCCGCACGTCGACCCGTCCCGCAGGCCCCGCCTCGGAGGGCGTGCTCGATACGCGATCGCGGCGTGA
- a CDS encoding VOC family protein, which produces MIAAPDRLADATSMGAVTLLVGDLDAMTRYYRDVVTLQVLAAERDAVTLGRAGNPIVVLRHEAGLRHAASGSAGLYHTAILFESQAALAAAVHSVARNAPGTFTGSADHLVSQAFYFTDPEGNGIELYWDRARTEWSWTHGQVEMATLYLDPNAYLDEHLTEAVLQGSTAQDAASVGHVHLSVGDVATAKSFYVDALGFDATASLGTSALFVSAGGYHHHMAMNVWESRGAGPRMPALGLGRVDLTLPDADALGALTERLRDHGFAVRDDGRTVSFDDPWSNLLQASVG; this is translated from the coding sequence ATGATCGCAGCACCCGACCGCCTCGCTGACGCCACCAGTATGGGCGCGGTGACTCTGCTGGTCGGCGACCTCGACGCGATGACCCGGTACTACCGCGACGTCGTCACGCTGCAGGTGCTCGCCGCCGAACGCGACGCCGTGACGCTCGGCCGGGCGGGGAATCCGATCGTCGTGCTGCGTCATGAGGCGGGACTGCGGCACGCGGCATCCGGGTCTGCGGGGCTGTACCACACGGCCATCCTGTTCGAATCGCAGGCCGCGCTCGCCGCCGCCGTGCATTCGGTGGCCAGGAACGCTCCTGGTACGTTCACCGGCAGCGCGGATCACCTGGTCAGCCAGGCCTTCTACTTCACCGACCCGGAGGGCAACGGCATCGAACTGTACTGGGACCGGGCCCGCACCGAATGGTCGTGGACCCACGGGCAGGTCGAGATGGCGACGCTGTACCTCGACCCGAACGCGTACCTGGACGAGCATCTGACCGAGGCCGTTCTGCAGGGGTCAACGGCTCAGGACGCGGCATCCGTCGGTCACGTGCACCTGTCGGTGGGGGATGTCGCGACGGCGAAGAGCTTCTACGTCGACGCGCTGGGCTTCGACGCGACGGCGTCGCTCGGCACCAGCGCCCTGTTCGTCAGCGCCGGTGGGTATCACCACCACATGGCGATGAACGTCTGGGAATCGCGCGGTGCGGGGCCCCGGATGCCGGCACTCGGACTGGGCAGGGTAGATCTGACGCTTCCCGACGCCGACGCGCTCGGCGCGCTGACCGAGCGGCTGCGCGACCACGGCTTCGCGGTGCGTGACGACGGCCGCACGGTGAGCTTCGACGACCCGTGGAGCAATCTGCTGCAGGCATCCGTCGGCTGA
- a CDS encoding J-domain-containing protein, protein MTDPKDEQDAAASAPRGSALNAQNMAEQVETAIQVAIRQGAFDNLPGAGKPIEGLGTHHDPDWWIRRKIETENLTGLGPPAILLRAEDREMQATLDGFRREEDVRAHLEEFNRRVIEARRQLLGGPPVVTKTRDVDAEVAAWRERRSRATGR, encoded by the coding sequence ATGACGGATCCGAAGGATGAGCAGGATGCTGCGGCATCCGCCCCTCGTGGCTCTGCGCTGAACGCGCAGAACATGGCCGAGCAGGTGGAGACCGCGATCCAGGTCGCGATCCGGCAGGGGGCGTTCGACAATCTGCCCGGTGCCGGCAAGCCGATCGAGGGACTGGGCACGCACCACGACCCGGACTGGTGGATCCGGCGCAAGATCGAGACCGAGAACCTGACCGGTCTGGGACCGCCTGCCATCCTGCTGCGTGCCGAGGACCGCGAGATGCAGGCGACGCTCGACGGGTTCCGTCGCGAGGAGGACGTCCGCGCGCACCTGGAGGAGTTCAACCGGCGCGTCATCGAGGCCCGGCGACAGCTGCTCGGCGGCCCGCCGGTCGTCACGAAGACACGCGACGTGGATGCCGAGGTCGCGGCCTGGCGTGAGCGCCGGTCGCGCGCCACGGGTCGATGA
- a CDS encoding DoxX family membrane protein: protein MTPSAALAGPLIGGAARVAVGMLWLLEGIEKYRAGFGASDILLVADGAARNPRTPWWFGPLDAGMQALPVLFGFAIPALEVLLGVVLIAGLFTRLAALTSIATLMLYWGSDQLVDQYPVMVLLSAVVLAVPAAGRYGVGMLIDPWRATGAHARPRPRHPRRVSS from the coding sequence ATGACCCCCAGCGCCGCCCTGGCCGGGCCGCTGATCGGCGGCGCGGCCAGGGTCGCGGTCGGCATGCTCTGGCTGCTCGAGGGCATCGAGAAGTACCGGGCGGGGTTCGGCGCATCCGACATCCTGCTCGTCGCCGACGGGGCGGCGCGCAACCCGCGCACGCCCTGGTGGTTCGGTCCGCTGGATGCCGGGATGCAGGCGCTTCCGGTGCTGTTCGGGTTCGCGATCCCCGCGCTCGAGGTGCTGCTCGGGGTCGTGCTGATCGCTGGGCTGTTCACTCGGCTCGCCGCGCTGACGTCGATCGCGACGCTGATGCTCTACTGGGGCTCGGACCAGCTGGTCGATCAGTATCCCGTGATGGTGCTGCTGAGCGCAGTGGTGCTGGCGGTGCCGGCGGCGGGGAGGTACGGCGTGGGGATGCTCATCGACCCGTGGCGCGCGACCGGCGCTCACGCCAGGCCGCGACCTCGGCATCCACGTCGCGTGTCTTCGTGA
- a CDS encoding DM13 domain-containing protein, with amino-acid sequence MRRTPAIATALLALGLALAGCSSPGAMEKDSTPMSEESMAPSASADDMMMAKVSGKFEGLNGKAVSGDATVEDGKVVLSGFSSDEGPDLHVYLTNGTDEAAVGEGMLVDAVAFDQESQTFMIDDVDVSKYSYVVIHCDKAKAVFGAAKLS; translated from the coding sequence ATGCGCAGGACCCCTGCGATCGCGACCGCTCTGCTCGCCCTCGGCCTCGCCCTGGCCGGCTGCAGCTCGCCCGGCGCGATGGAGAAGGACAGCACGCCGATGAGCGAGGAGAGCATGGCACCGTCGGCTTCGGCAGACGACATGATGATGGCGAAGGTCTCGGGCAAGTTCGAGGGCCTGAACGGGAAGGCCGTGAGCGGCGATGCGACCGTCGAGGACGGGAAGGTCGTGCTCTCGGGCTTCTCGTCGGATGAGGGCCCCGACCTGCACGTGTACCTGACGAACGGCACCGACGAGGCGGCCGTCGGCGAGGGGATGCTGGTCGACGCAGTGGCCTTCGACCAGGAATCCCAGACGTTCATGATCGACGACGTCGACGTCTCGAAGTACTCCTACGTCGTGATCCACTGCGACAAGGCGAAGGCCGTGTTCGGGGCGGCGAAGCTGTCATGA
- a CDS encoding response regulator transcription factor has product MEQPNRVVVVEDDPTVRGAVGDYLGRHGYVVDTFGDGVSARDHLHASLPDLVIVDRMLPGISGDELCRDIRSRSDVPIMMLTALGEVEQRIEGLESGADDYVPKPFALRELLLRADALVRRTKAAPAPAAFAAGDFEIDAARRRARVRGDEISLTGREYELLVFLVGNPDRTLAREEILREVWGWTVGDASTVTVHVRRLREKIERDPREPRYLHTEWGAGYRFSVTGSAD; this is encoded by the coding sequence ATGGAGCAGCCGAACCGCGTCGTGGTCGTCGAGGACGACCCGACCGTTCGCGGTGCGGTCGGCGACTACCTGGGCAGGCACGGCTACGTCGTCGACACCTTCGGCGATGGGGTGTCCGCGCGGGACCACCTGCACGCGAGCCTGCCCGATCTGGTGATCGTCGACCGGATGCTGCCCGGGATCAGCGGGGATGAACTGTGCCGCGACATCCGCTCCCGCAGCGACGTGCCGATCATGATGCTCACCGCGCTCGGCGAAGTGGAGCAGCGCATCGAGGGACTCGAATCCGGTGCCGACGACTACGTGCCGAAGCCCTTCGCGCTGCGCGAGCTCCTCCTGCGCGCGGATGCCCTGGTGCGCCGCACCAAGGCGGCACCGGCGCCGGCGGCCTTCGCGGCCGGCGACTTCGAGATCGACGCGGCCCGCCGCCGGGCGCGCGTCCGCGGTGACGAGATCTCCCTGACCGGCCGCGAGTACGAGCTGCTCGTGTTCCTGGTCGGCAACCCCGACCGCACGCTGGCGCGCGAGGAGATCCTGCGCGAGGTGTGGGGCTGGACGGTCGGCGACGCCTCGACGGTCACCGTGCACGTGCGGCGGCTGCGCGAGAAGATCGAGCGGGATCCGCGCGAGCCGCGATACCTGCACACCGAGTGGGGCGCCGGGTACCGGTTCTCGGTCACCGGGAGCGCGGACTGA
- a CDS encoding sensor histidine kinase, giving the protein MPEMMPLGAADVLLIAGTSLLCTAVVSALGLLVLRGMRRSTLLVQLLVLASVAAVSLTLSVLAISLEMYISPHDLSVLVWVIGISLLFSLGAAWILARLMRGRMSRLAAAVRRVGEGDVVAPGPQGLREFDELSTELADVSTRLHAAREELEQLDSARRRFFAWISHDLRTPLTAVRALSEAIEDGASSHPERYAGDVRAQVETMSRMVDDLFELSKLTSGTVQLRTEQVELLDIVSDAVADVRAAADGHGVRIVQRGVEGHVLWADPHQLGRIIVNLLTNAIRHAPAGSEVLVTAAEVDDGRLVLGILDHGSGVAVEDLDRMFEVGWREDPARSAGADDPVASGAGLGLAIARGLARAHGGDVYAERTDDGFRMNVLMPTDAIPVVE; this is encoded by the coding sequence ATGCCGGAGATGATGCCGCTCGGCGCGGCGGACGTCCTGCTCATCGCCGGCACCAGCCTGCTGTGCACCGCGGTCGTCTCGGCGCTCGGCCTGCTCGTGCTGCGCGGGATGCGCCGCAGCACCCTGCTGGTGCAGCTGCTCGTACTGGCATCCGTCGCCGCCGTCTCGCTCACCTTGTCGGTGCTGGCGATCTCGCTCGAGATGTACATCTCGCCGCACGACCTCAGCGTGCTGGTGTGGGTGATCGGCATCTCGCTGCTGTTCAGCCTCGGCGCCGCCTGGATCCTCGCGCGCCTCATGCGCGGGCGGATGTCGCGGCTCGCCGCGGCGGTGCGGCGCGTGGGGGAGGGGGATGTCGTCGCCCCCGGTCCGCAGGGGTTGCGCGAGTTCGACGAGCTCTCGACCGAGCTGGCGGACGTCTCCACTCGGCTGCACGCCGCCCGCGAGGAGCTCGAGCAGCTGGACTCGGCACGCCGGCGCTTCTTCGCCTGGATCTCGCACGACCTGCGCACCCCGCTGACCGCGGTGCGCGCGCTCTCGGAGGCGATCGAGGACGGCGCGTCCTCGCATCCAGAGCGGTACGCGGGCGACGTGCGCGCGCAGGTCGAGACCATGAGCCGGATGGTGGACGACCTGTTCGAGCTCTCGAAGCTGACCTCCGGGACGGTGCAGCTGCGCACCGAGCAGGTCGAGCTGCTCGACATCGTCTCGGATGCGGTCGCGGATGTGCGCGCCGCCGCGGACGGGCACGGCGTGCGGATCGTCCAGCGCGGCGTCGAGGGGCACGTGCTGTGGGCGGACCCTCATCAGCTCGGACGGATCATCGTGAACCTGCTCACCAACGCCATCCGGCACGCGCCCGCCGGCAGCGAGGTCCTCGTCACGGCGGCCGAGGTCGACGACGGCCGTCTCGTGCTCGGCATCCTCGACCACGGCTCCGGCGTCGCCGTCGAGGATCTCGACCGCATGTTCGAGGTGGGCTGGCGCGAGGATCCGGCACGGTCCGCGGGTGCGGACGACCCCGTGGCATCCGGAGCAGGGCTCGGGCTCGCGATCGCCCGAGGCCTCGCCCGCGCCCACGGCGGCGATGTCTACGCGGAGCGCACCGACGATGGCTTCCGGATGAACGTCCTCATGCCGACGGACGCCATCCCGGTCGTTGAGTGA